From Paraflavitalea devenefica, the proteins below share one genomic window:
- a CDS encoding Lrp/AsnC family transcriptional regulator, translating to MFIELDDIDLRILDLMQANARISNADLARELAMAPSAVLERVKKLEQKKVILQYNTAINPTALNQKLLAFIFIKTKEIGSDSSIAASLAKVPEVQEVHIVAGEDCFLVKVRTEDSASLMAMMRKAIKRIPNVLSTKTTIVLETVKEQQQLVIPKN from the coding sequence ATGTTTATTGAGCTGGATGATATTGACCTCCGGATACTGGACCTGATGCAGGCCAATGCCCGTATTTCCAATGCCGACCTGGCCCGGGAGCTGGCCATGGCCCCTTCGGCAGTACTGGAGCGGGTAAAAAAGCTGGAGCAGAAAAAAGTGATCCTCCAATACAATACAGCCATCAACCCCACGGCGCTGAACCAGAAGTTGCTGGCCTTCATTTTTATCAAAACAAAAGAGATCGGGTCAGATTCAAGTATAGCCGCTTCACTGGCCAAGGTCCCGGAAGTACAGGAAGTGCACATCGTTGCCGGGGAAGATTGCTTCCTGGTGAAAGTGCGCACTGAAGATTCCGCTTCCCTGATGGCCATGATGCGAAAGGCCATCAAGCGTATCCCCAATGTGCTGTCTACGAAAACAACGATCGTGCTTGAAACCGTGAAAGAGCAACAACAATTGGTCATACCAAAAAACTAA
- a CDS encoding EamA family transporter, with amino-acid sequence MSLAEKQKQASPVMVVVAFTVLYIVWGSTYFAIAKAVAHIPPFILGALRFIAAGALLMLWCVFKKEKLFNPVQIKHAAITGTMLLFVGTGAVIWVEKTVSSSLVGVLIASQAIWLVLLDKANWKTNLTNRNTVTGLLIGFAGVVLLFSESVAGAVSQSGGAISVISFLILLVGMLSWSGGSIYSKNNSTGSSTVNSAWQMLIAGLVFIPASIVNNEWAGFQWQAVPMESWLAVLYLVVMGSLAAYSAYVWLLTVRPVAQVGTHVYVNPVVAVLLGVLFAGEHMSWLQVAGLAVILTSVLLINLAKYRSKPATGKQSESAPQPKAGKERAVAGTKQMAVCADC; translated from the coding sequence ATGTCGTTAGCCGAAAAACAAAAACAAGCCTCACCGGTAATGGTTGTCGTAGCCTTTACTGTATTGTACATTGTGTGGGGGTCTACTTACTTCGCTATTGCAAAAGCAGTGGCGCACATCCCGCCTTTTATATTGGGAGCGCTGCGCTTTATAGCAGCAGGCGCCCTGCTGATGTTATGGTGCGTCTTCAAGAAAGAAAAACTATTCAATCCCGTACAGATCAAACATGCCGCCATTACCGGTACCATGTTATTATTTGTTGGCACCGGCGCCGTCATCTGGGTCGAAAAAACAGTATCCAGCTCGCTCGTAGGTGTATTGATCGCTTCACAGGCCATCTGGCTGGTACTGCTGGACAAGGCCAACTGGAAAACAAACCTTACCAATCGCAATACGGTGACAGGGCTCCTCATTGGCTTTGCAGGTGTGGTGCTGCTCTTTAGTGAAAGTGTTGCCGGTGCAGTTTCCCAATCAGGCGGAGCGATCTCTGTCATTAGCTTTTTAATACTGCTGGTGGGTATGCTCAGTTGGTCTGGCGGATCTATCTATTCCAAAAACAATTCCACAGGCTCTTCTACCGTCAATTCGGCCTGGCAGATGCTGATAGCCGGACTGGTATTTATCCCGGCCAGTATTGTCAATAATGAATGGGCCGGCTTCCAATGGCAGGCAGTGCCCATGGAATCCTGGCTGGCCGTATTATACCTGGTAGTCATGGGTTCCCTGGCTGCGTACAGCGCTTATGTATGGCTATTGACGGTGCGTCCTGTAGCGCAAGTCGGCACGCACGTATATGTAAACCCGGTGGTGGCTGTATTGCTGGGCGTTCTCTTTGCCGGTGAACACATGAGCTGGCTGCAGGTTGCCGGACTGGCCGTTATCTTAACCAGTGTATTGCTCATCAATCTTGCCAAATACCGTTCAAAACCCGCTACCGGTAAGCAAAGTGAAAGCGCTCCGCAGCCGAAAGCCGGGAAAGAAAGGGCTGTTGCCGGCACCAAGCAGATG
- a CDS encoding phosphocholine-specific phospholipase C, whose protein sequence is METRRSFLKKASILSGGTGLLQVLPASIAKAMAINPAAGSTYLDAEHVVFLMQENRSFDHTFGSLQGVRGFNDPRAITLPDNNKVWLQTNNAGETYAPFRLDIKNTKATWMNSLPHSWSNQVDARNNGKYDRWLQAKPSGNKAYKEMPLTMGYHNREDIPFYYALADAFTVCDQHFCSSLTGTTPNRLYFWTGTIREKADENVLARVWNGDADYGNWVNWTTFPERLEAQGISWRVYQNEISVGVGFEGEEDAWLGNFTDNPLEFFAQYQVKLSAEYIANLPKAAAKLSAEISRQEQQLKALPAGAADAEKIGKRIDWLKKQLATVEEDQKVYTREKYEQLSQREKDLHDKAFTTNRKDPYYHQLDTLKYKDGDTEREVKLPKGDILHQFREDVNTGKLPTVSWIVAPENFSDHPGAAWYGAWYLSEVMDILTKNPEVWKKTILVLTYDENDGYFDHVPPFVAPHPYKKESGAVSEGIHTGVEYVANASQQSSDADDMRESPIGLGYRVPLVIASPWSRGGYVNSQVFDHTSALQFLEKFLSHKTSKKITEPNISAWRRAVCGDLTSVFRPYNGEKIISPTALQRDEFIEGIHKAQFKKLPSNYRKLTKEEIAQANKQPYATSFLPAQEKGIRNANALPYELYAEGFISEDRKSFDIVMKSDKGTFGDATAGSPFQVYAPGLYQGERVRAWDYAVAPGKAVAGNWEVTDFEGGIYHLQVYGPNGFFREFTGSSAAPMVSTRTKYEPVNGQRSQLSGRLILTFGNAEKTAQTVIITDNAYKQTIQTVIVQSGRENLAIIDTAKSYGWYDFTITVKGHTSFSKRYAGRIETGRDSKTDPFMGRMV, encoded by the coding sequence ATGGAAACCCGGAGATCATTTTTGAAAAAGGCATCTATTTTGTCCGGCGGCACCGGCCTGTTGCAGGTATTGCCCGCTTCCATTGCCAAAGCCATGGCCATCAACCCGGCGGCAGGCAGCACTTACCTCGATGCAGAGCATGTAGTATTCCTGATGCAGGAGAACCGCTCCTTCGACCACACCTTTGGCAGCCTGCAGGGCGTACGCGGCTTTAATGATCCACGCGCCATTACCCTGCCCGACAACAATAAAGTATGGCTGCAAACCAATAATGCAGGAGAAACGTATGCGCCCTTCCGCCTCGACATAAAAAACACCAAGGCTACCTGGATGAACTCCCTGCCCCACTCCTGGAGCAACCAGGTGGATGCCCGCAATAATGGTAAATACGATCGCTGGCTGCAAGCCAAACCCTCGGGCAATAAAGCCTATAAAGAGATGCCGCTTACAATGGGTTACCATAACCGGGAGGACATCCCCTTTTATTATGCCCTGGCAGATGCCTTTACGGTATGCGACCAGCATTTTTGCTCTTCCCTGACCGGCACCACCCCCAACCGCCTGTATTTCTGGACAGGTACGATCCGGGAGAAAGCCGATGAAAATGTGCTGGCCCGTGTATGGAATGGTGATGCTGATTATGGCAATTGGGTGAACTGGACCACTTTTCCCGAACGGCTGGAAGCGCAGGGTATTTCCTGGCGGGTATACCAGAATGAGATCAGTGTTGGTGTAGGCTTTGAGGGAGAAGAAGATGCCTGGCTGGGTAACTTCACCGATAACCCTTTGGAGTTTTTTGCACAATACCAGGTAAAACTGTCGGCTGAATATATTGCCAACCTGCCTAAAGCTGCCGCAAAATTATCAGCAGAGATTAGCAGGCAGGAACAGCAATTAAAAGCCCTGCCGGCAGGTGCTGCAGATGCAGAGAAGATCGGAAAAAGGATAGACTGGTTAAAGAAGCAATTGGCTACAGTAGAAGAAGATCAGAAAGTATATACCCGGGAAAAATATGAACAATTGTCCCAACGTGAAAAAGACCTGCACGATAAAGCCTTTACCACCAACCGGAAAGACCCCTATTATCACCAGTTGGACACTTTGAAGTATAAAGATGGCGATACAGAACGCGAAGTAAAGCTGCCCAAAGGAGATATCCTGCACCAGTTCCGTGAAGATGTAAATACAGGTAAATTACCTACTGTATCCTGGATCGTAGCGCCGGAAAATTTCTCCGACCACCCCGGCGCTGCCTGGTATGGCGCCTGGTACCTGAGTGAAGTGATGGATATCCTTACTAAAAACCCGGAGGTGTGGAAGAAGACCATCCTGGTGCTCACGTATGATGAGAATGATGGCTATTTTGATCATGTGCCTCCTTTTGTGGCACCACATCCTTACAAAAAAGAAAGCGGTGCTGTTTCCGAAGGCATTCATACCGGCGTTGAATATGTAGCCAATGCCAGCCAGCAATCTTCCGATGCAGATGACATGCGGGAAAGCCCCATTGGCCTGGGCTACCGGGTACCGCTGGTGATCGCTTCGCCATGGAGCCGGGGCGGTTATGTGAACTCGCAGGTATTTGACCATACCTCCGCCTTGCAGTTCCTGGAAAAATTCCTATCGCACAAAACCAGTAAAAAAATAACAGAGCCCAATATCAGCGCCTGGCGGCGCGCCGTATGCGGTGATCTTACTTCTGTATTCAGACCCTATAACGGGGAAAAGATCATTAGTCCGACCGCACTGCAACGAGACGAATTTATTGAAGGCATTCACAAGGCACAGTTTAAAAAGCTGCCCTCCAATTACCGGAAACTAACGAAGGAAGAAATAGCCCAGGCCAATAAGCAGCCTTATGCTACGTCTTTCCTGCCGGCGCAGGAAAAAGGCATCCGTAACGCCAATGCCCTGCCTTATGAGTTGTATGCGGAAGGGTTCATCAGCGAAGACAGGAAGTCGTTCGATATTGTCATGAAATCCGACAAAGGCACTTTTGGTGATGCTACTGCCGGCTCGCCCTTTCAGGTATATGCACCCGGCCTGTACCAGGGAGAAAGGGTACGCGCGTGGGACTATGCCGTAGCACCAGGTAAAGCGGTGGCTGGCAACTGGGAAGTGACTGATTTTGAGGGAGGCATTTATCACCTGCAGGTGTATGGCCCCAATGGGTTCTTCCGGGAGTTTACCGGCAGCAGTGCAGCGCCCATGGTAAGTACCAGGACAAAGTATGAACCGGTGAATGGCCAACGCTCACAATTATCAGGCAGACTGATCCTGACCTTCGGCAACGCAGAAAAGACAGCACAAACAGTTATTATTACAGACAATGCCTACAAGCAGACCATACAAACCGTGATCGTGCAGTCAGGCCGGGAGAACCTGGCGATCATTGACACTGCCAAAAGCTATGGCTGGTACGATTTCACTATCACGGTAAAAGGGCATACTTCTTTCAGCAAAAGATATGCTGGCCGGATAGAAACAGGCCGGGATAGCAAAACCGATCCCTTTATGGGCAGGATGGTATAA